A single window of Carassius auratus strain Wakin chromosome 9, ASM336829v1, whole genome shotgun sequence DNA harbors:
- the cfap65 gene encoding cilia- and flagella-associated protein 65 encodes MLTDHPVNPLNSGIPFGVIHNPHRKRVSRLRSRSPLKRTLNCFFGVETWAELIWEGWEPGREYTKSLFLRSIHGKLQKLTFRPPASKFFSTPFPQTILLSPGTSYSLPVTFQPLENCEYTDTIEFQGKEGIFLVSLRAVIPHHALEVPDTVMLLPCAAQHSSQTSFLFRNSSKLQTGFRWFVDPPFQLSPETGQLKPGEECRVTVEFKPQQALVYQAEACCAFGDDGESSCTVLLRGLSKYPHLQISSMGEEEGCKVLEFGSVAIGDSLERHFEIYNLSTVSTTFSLSWLRRPALMESVFFCEVHEGKIAPNSVLKVPVCFSPLTVDSISVDYLSLTCPGAVSKDLLKVSGTCIGPIVSLNTSVLDFGCVEEGTQVTHNVQIINSSAVLAHYQFDVDTGSHSVFSIDKPCGSLPGSSKLTLRVKFRPHQPIAYHKTVTCLLLHREPLFLDLIGTCHSEQSKPAVLTPRHLSIYRMNLLRGLTCYPPDILSSLLDEHKLKLDDSGALLIQEIPAEDTDKSTLLFNPRSPLEEYFHVNSAPEAETELDNISIPSRFPTPHVTVQPTKLLFYDGPASKSVSITNHTKGKICLIWTHGAETPFSISPLSCELGPLKSTAFRVTYSPNQQNVFHAAQLECLTFYKVLRDHKNVEDRTLCPPWCLTVRVSGHSFQAGKEHFIPNFSLQYPKVVFPALRQVAYRSILLQNTGDLPLIFRLDPEECPSVCVLPPSGLVPSGSHQILTFRCTPSPDHPASIPLTLHLNASPKHTQVLNVVAVAEKLSMSVEGDGSLFFQPTAMGTCSERTLRVRNLSRVPVEFKWRLCGSDRRVLTVLPHTDTLQPNESKVQKWSFAPLEEMMYIMKPSLTFWPVQTPQCKKSRLTIKALGLASKGSLQAEYPVIDLGEVLVGSCKSFDVPLLNNSPCGVSFSLTTKQSITVTGLPEDMTQAPLVLEMENASGTIPADCRLAIRCTVKPACRAHYCWTISYHILNASGSGGREPQSVCHVQAEGVYPTLEVMDARSCGSVEGLSKLQLWRLFNLDALNTYLRREPSPSELTFRVPTRHSFQRCPSIFTSAMLDFSFSAAPLGSDPSSILLLFKNPGSIPVEWSFLLPEDQQIELEYWAESGDFSPSELHLMKIQDNRLFSVSPRSGKLLPGQQKTVQFTYRHDFVGTDRLPVLLKLLHGREILMNFIGVTVERDRHYIYLASNRHIFSPVAIGGFSPPKQVFELYNAGALPLRYHIDTTPLEELMEENFSHPVLQCLNPGGEVEPGHTALVEWIFSPLEAKTYSVDVPIHVVEGDSMFVTFEGQGFDEREAEPIQIQDGRITVPCTQRIPVPGQVVFLSEERVCFGDIPVGSRSTRILFLTNVSHTDQVLYKWNRTSTECQQTVYIRPESGRLAPEESVLCILTIQDSGSPTFYQQDLICEITLVKKLAQYHKDLRQWEEETERQKYEFTITEKDLIQTNQLHKCSQEGAVLEQKTVTRKYKTLPPIRSSDQAVSGPSVRPSRAEQRAQQQTGHERRRRPEPPRPAILHLGVTARSHSLMEYQTHFPTQFNIHYINRSRQPKLFQSGTGESCHCPADLPPLPLGPERDVITHVLTSLLQSLLDEPQFQQSLVEGDNEQVPYFTQLRPAPALPTQTQPRSATGNQSPVEMSSVSSVSPEETYTGNCSTADRPKTESVQESLKEVQEEIKMKVQESIRRLPEFSDLVEDILLNTLQNLMMEAFLGELVLTTRPRIITLPPSSSRKNSLGSIRQSRAELKNNREQMRPLVTSPTPFMSTGATVSNLEPEQQRAIVH; translated from the exons ATGTTGACGGATCATCCAGTGAATCCTCTGAACTCAGGCATTCCCTTTGGAGTCATTCACAACCCACATAGAAAG AGGGTCTCGCGCCTCAGGTCGAGGAGTCCTCTGAAGAGAACTCTGAACTGTTTTTTTGGGGTGGAGACCTGGGCTGAGCTGATCTGGGAGGGCTGGGAGCCAGGACGAGAGTATACTAAATCACTGTTCCTTAGAAGCATTCATGGAAAACTCCAGAAACTCACCTTCAG ACCTCCTGCTTCCAAGTTCTTCAGCACACCATTTCCTCAGACCATTCTTCTGAGCCCAGGAACTTCTTACTCACTCCCAGTTACTTTTCAGCCTCTTGAGAAT TGTGAGTACACAGACACTATAGAGTTCCAGGGTAAGGAAGGCATATTCCTTGTATCTCTGCGAGCTGTGATTCCTCATCATGCCCTTGAGGTACCAGACACAGTGATGCTGCTACCCTGTGCTGCCCAGCACAGCTCCCAAACCAGCTTCCTCTTTCGGAATTCAAG CAAGCTGCAGACAGGATTCAGGTGGTTTGTGGATCCTCCGTTCCAGCTGTCTCCTGAGACTGGACAGTTAAAGCCTGGAGAAGAATGCAGGGTTACAGTAGAGTTTAAACCCCAGCAGGCTCTAGTGTATCAGGCTGAGGCCTGCTGTGCTTTTGGAGATGATGGGGAAAGCAGCTGTACTGTGCTTCTGCGTGGGCTGT CCAAGTACCCTCACCTCCAGATCAGCTCCATGGGAGAGGAGGAAGGCTGCAAGGTGCTTGAGTTTGGCAGTGTGGCAATTGGAGACTCTCTTGAAAGGCACTTTGAGATCTACAACCTCTCCACT GTTAGCACAACATTCAGTCTGTCCTGGTTGAGACGTCCCGCTCTCATGGAGTCTGTGTTCTTCTGTGAGGTTCATGAGGGGAAGATCGCTCCAAATTCAGTGTTGAAAGTCCCCGTCTGCTTCTCCCCACTCACAGTGGACAGCATAAGTGTGGACTACCTCTCTCTTACCTGTCCTGGGGCTGTGAGCAAAGACCTGCTCAAAGTGTCTGGCACCTGCATAG GTCCAATAGTGTCTTTAAATACTTCTGTACTGGATTTTGGCTGTGTTGAGGAGGGCACACAGGTCACACACAATGTGCAGATCATCAACTCCTCTGCAGTATTGGCTCATTACCAGTTTGATGTGGACACTGGCAGCCATAGTGTGTTCAGCATTGATAAGCCTTGTGGCTCTCTGCCAGGAAGCAGCAAACTCACTCTGCGTGTGAAGTTCCGCCCACATCAGCCTATAGCTTATCACAAGACAGTGACCTGTTTACTGCTGCACAGG GAGCCACTGTTTCTGGATCTGATTGGCACCTGTCACTCAGAGCAGTCGAAGCCAGCTGTTTTAACCCCCAGACACTTGAGTATCTACAGAATGAATCTGCTACGAGGGCTCACCTGCTATCCTCCTGACATACTGAGTTCCTTGCTGGatgaacacaaattaaaactGGATGATAGCGGAGCATTGCTAATCCAGGAG ATTCCAGCAGAGGACACTGACAAATCCACACTTCTCTTCAACCCACGCAGTCCTCTGGAAGAGTATTTCCACGTTAATTCAGCACCTGAAGCGGAAACAGAACTTGACAACATCTCAATCCCCTCCAGATTCCCAACCCCCCATGTTACAGTGCAGCCCACGAAGCTCCTTTTTTATGATGGCCCAGCATCTAAGTCAGTCTCCATCACCAACCACACCAAAGGCAAGATCTGTCTGATTTGGACTCATGGAGCCGAAACCCCTTTCTCCATCTCTCCTCTCTCCTGTGAGCTGGGCCCTCTAAAAAGCACAGCCTTCAGAGTGACATACAGTCCCAACCAGCAGAACGTCTTCCATGCAGCACAACTTGAGTGTTTGACTTTTTATAAG GTTCTGAGGGATCATAAAAATGTGGAAGATCGGACTTTGTGCCCACCCTGGTGCCTTACAGTCAGGGTGAGCGGTCACTCGTTTCAGGCTGGAAAAGAGCACTTCATTCCCAACTTTTCTCTTCAATACCCTAAAGTA GTATTCCCAGCACTGAGACAGGTTGCATACCGCAGTATTCTCCTGCAGAATACAGGGGACCTGCCCTTGATCTTCAGACTAGACCCAGAGGAATGTCCATCTGTATGCGTGCTGCCACCCAGTGGTCTGGTTCCATCAGGCAGCCACCAGATCCTCACATTCAGATGCACTCCATCACCAGATCACCCTGCCAGTATCCCTTTGACATTACATCTGAATGCCAgccccaaacacacacag GTATTGAATGTGGTTGCTGTAGCAGAGAAGCTTTCCATGAGTGTGGAGGGGGACGGCAGTCTGTTCTTTCAGCCCACAGCCATGGGCACCTGCTCCGAGAGAACCCTGCGGGTGAGGAACCTGAGCAGAGTGCCTGTGGAGTTCAAGTGGAGGCTGTGTGGATCTGACCGAAGGGTTCTGACTGTACTgccgcacacagacacactccaGCCCAATGAATCGAAG GTACAGAAGTGGTCCTTTGCCCCTCTAGAGGAGATGATGTACATCATGAAGCCCAGTCTCACTTTCTGGCCTGTCCAAACACCACAATGCAAGAAGTCCAGGCTTACCATTAAAGCTCTTGGATTGGCATCCAAAGGGTCTCTCCAG gcaGAGTATCCTGTTATAGATCTTGGTGAGGTTCTGGTGGGAAGCTGTAAGTCATTTGATGTCCCTCTACTGAACAACAGCCCCTGTGGTGTCAGCTTCTCTCTGACCACAAAGCAGAGCATCACAGTTACAGGCCTCCCTGAAGATATGACTCAAGCTCCTTTGG TTCTGGAGATGGAGAATGCAAGTGGAACCATACCTGCTGACTGCAGGCTAGCGATCCGCTGCACAGTGAAACCGGCGTGCAGGGCCCATTACTGCTGGACCATCAGTTACCACATCCTCAATGCTTCTG GCTCTGGGGGAAGAGAGCCACAATCCGTTTGCCATGTCCAGGCCGAGGGAGTGTACCCCACCCTGGAGGTGATGGATGCCCGTAGCTGTGGCAGTGTGGAGGGACTTAGTAAACTACAGCTCTGGCGCCTCTTTAATCTGGATGCACTCAACACTTATCTACGCAGAGAACCCAGTCCATCTGAGCTCACCTTCAGGGTGCCCACTAGACACAG TTTTCAACGTTGCCCTTCCATCTTCACCTCAGCCATGTTGGATTTTAGCTTCAGTGCTGCTCCCCTAGGCTCAGACCCCTCCAGTATTCTGCTTTTGTTTAAGAACCCAGGAAGTATTCCTGTAGAGTG GTCATTCTTGCTTCCAGAGGACCAGCAGATTGAACTGGAGTATTGGGCTGAGTCTGGAGATTTCAGTCCATCTGAGCTCCACCTGATGAAGATTCAGGACAACAGGCTCTTCTCCGTCTCCCCACGCTCTGGTAAACTCCTCCCCGGACAACAGAAGACAGTACAATTCACATACAG ACATGACTTTGTGGGGACAGATCGTCTTCCTGTCTTGTTGAAACTTTTACATGGAAGAGAAATACTG atgaatttCATAGGAGTAACTGTGGAAAGAGACAGACACTACATTTACCTCGCCTCCAACCGGCACATCTTTTCCCCGGTGGCAATTGGAGGGTTCAGTCCCCCCAAACAG GTGTTTGAGTTGTATAATGCAGGCGCTCTTCCGCTGAGATACCACATCGACACGACTCCACTGGAGGAGCTGATGGAGGAGAACTTTAGTCACCCAGTCTTACAGTGTCTGAACCCTGGAGGAGAAGTGGAACCAGGCCACACCGCCCTGGTGGAGTGGATCTTCTCCCCACTGGAGGCTAAAACATACAGT GTGGATGTACCTATACACGTGGTGGAGGGGGACAGTATGTTTGTAACCTTTGAGGGCCAAGGCTTTGATGAAAGAGAGGCAGAACCCATTCAGATACAAGACGGGCGTATTACTGTGCCTTGCACTCAAAGAATCCCAGTACCCGGACAA GTGGTGTTCCTGTCagaagagagagtgtgttttGGTGATATCCCAGTGGGCTCTCGTAGTACACGCATCCTTTTTTTGACCAATGTCTCACACACAGACCAAGTGTTGTATAAATGGAATAGAACAAGCACAGAATGCCAACAG ACTGTATATATCCGTCCTGAGAGTGGCCGTCTGGCACCAGAGGAGAGTGTTCTCTGCATCCTGACAATACAGGACTCAGGCAGCCCCACTTTCTATCAGCAAGACCTCATCTGTGAG ATAACTCTTGTAAAGAAGCTTGCACAGTATCACAAAGACCTTCGACAGTGGGAggaagagacagaaagacagaaatatgAGTTTACTATCACTGAGAAAGACCTGATACAGACAAACCAACTGCATAAATGCTCTCAG GAAGGTGCAGTACTGGAACAGAAAACTGTCACAAGaaaatacaag ACTCTTCCACCCATTCGTAGCAGTGATCAAGCTGTGAGCGGTCCCTCAGTGAGACCCAGTCGTGCTGAACAGAGGGCTCAGCAGCAGACAGGCCATGAAAGGAGAAGACGTCCTGAGCCTCCTCGTCCTGCAATACTGCATTTAGGTGTCACCGCGCGCTCTCACAGCCTCATGGAGTATCAGACACATTTCCCCACTCAATTCAACATTCATTACATCAACAG GTCTAGGCAACCCAAGCTTTTTCAATCTGGGACAGGTGAGAGCTGCCATTGTCCTGCAGACCTGCCCCCACTTCCTCTGGGTCCAGAGAGAGATGTCATCACACACGTGCTCACCTCTTTACTACA GAGTCTCCTAGATGAGCCTCAGTTCCAGCAGTCTCTGGTAGAGGGCGACAATGAGCAGGTGCCATACTTCACACAGCTGCGGCCTGCTCCTGCGCTCCCCACACAAACACAACCCCGCTCTGCTACAGGCAACCAGAGTCCTGTAGAAATGTCCAGTGTGTCCAGTGTCAGTCCAGAAGAGACTTACACAGGAAACTGTAGCACTGCAGACAGACCCAAGACTGAGAGTGTCCAGGAGTCTCTGAAAGAAGTCCAGGAGGAGATAAAAATGAAGGTCCAGGAGTCCATTCGCAG GTTGCCTGAGTTTAGTGACCTAGTGGAGGATATTTTGCTTAATACCTTGCAGAACCTGATGATGGAGGCTTTCTTGGGTGAGCTGGTGTTGACAACACGGCCACGAATCATCACTCTTCCACCTTCATCTTCCAG GAAAAACAGCCTTGGCTCCATCAGACAGTCCAGGGCCGAACTGAAGAACAACAGGGAGCAGATGCGCCCCCTAGTGACCAGCCCGACCCCCTTCATGTCTACTGGAGCCACAGTCTCAAACCTGGAGCCTGAGCAGCAACGAGCCATTGTGCACTAG
- the mnx2a gene encoding motor neuron and pancreas homeobox 2a, with translation MDKSRNFRIDALLSESSQRVVREDSPGLCTDGTDIEPATCKRTENSPLPRAFQLQTGVMPKPGMLNISHPGLMSLPQGSMQGMYPSPMYSITALGAQHPTFAYSGFAQPYPEHLKAAALSGSFPLEHWLRAGLIMPRLADYSGASQSGLIGKCRRPRTAFTSQQLLELENQFKLNKYLSRPKRFEVATSLMLTETQVKIWFQNRRMKWKRSRKAKEQAVQLETDGCKSDMKETKPKDLTRCSAHNNDEDLDAEEEDEEEEEEFRKAINAGVGLPHRSDFLQHSSALSYSSHGSYSDDDLEEIRGERKIRLGL, from the exons ATGGATAAGTCGAGGAACTTTCGGATAGACgctctgctgtcagagagctCTCAGCGGGTGGTTCGCGAGGATTCTCCGGGACTGTGCACCGACGGCACCGACATCGAGCCTGCGACCTGCAAACGGACAGAAAACTCTCCTCTTCCTCGCGCTTTTCAGCTCCAGACAGGGGTCATGCCCAAACCAGGCATGCTGAACATTTCTCACCCAGGATTAATGTCACTTCCCCAAGGGTCTATGCAAGGAATGTATCCCTCACCTATGTACTCCATCACGGCACTTGGAGCGCAGCATCCCACCTTCGCGTATTCCGGTTTCGCGCAGCCGTACCCTGAGCATCTAAAAGCGGCCGCCCTGTCCGGTTCATTTCCGTTAGAGCACTGGCTCCGGGCTGGACTAATAATGCCTCGCCTCGCAGACTACAGCG GGGCATCTCAGTCTGGTTTAATCGGAAAGTGCCGGAGACCACGCACAGCCTTCACCAGCCAGCAACTGTTAGAGCTGGAAAATCAGTTCAAACTCAACAAGTACCTATCACGACCCAAGCGCTTTGAAGTGGCCACTTCTCTCATGCTGACTGAGACACAG GTGAAGATTTGGTTCCAAAACCGGCGAATGAAGTGGAAGCGCAGCCGTAAAGCTAAAGAGCAGGCTGTGCAGCTGGAAACAGATGGCTGTAAGTCAGACATGAAAGAAACCAAGCCCAAAGACCTCACTCGCTGCAGTGCACACAATAATGATGAGGATCTTGATGCtgaggaggaagatgaagaagaagaagaagagttcAGAAAAGCGATTAACGCAGGTGTGGGTCTGCCTCACCGCTCGGACTTCCTGCAGCACAGCTCCGCGCTGAGCTACAGCTCTCATGGCTCTTACTCTGATGACGACCTTGAAGAGATCAGAGGAGAGCGAAAGATCAGGCTCGGGTTATGA